A part of Herpetosiphon gulosus genomic DNA contains:
- a CDS encoding 4Fe-4S binding protein, which produces MLLPVINVQRCIACGVCERVCPTAAVKIEQQHAVLVKPDACTFCDRCEIACPTEAISRSFAIRFAPSSQPLTKAQLGQLNLGD; this is translated from the coding sequence ATGCTATTACCTGTGATTAATGTGCAACGTTGTATTGCTTGTGGTGTTTGCGAACGGGTTTGCCCAACCGCCGCAGTCAAGATCGAACAGCAGCATGCAGTCTTAGTTAAGCCCGATGCTTGTACCTTCTGTGATCGCTGCGAAATTGCCTGCCCAACCGAAGCGATTAGCCGCTCGTTTGCGATTCGCTTTGCCCCAAGTAGCCAGCCATTAACTAAAGCTCAGCTTGGGCAGCTAAACCTTGGGGATTGA
- a CDS encoding Crp/Fnr family transcriptional regulator, with amino-acid sequence MDRNVLFAHVSFTRDLSPTIIAALSSHANEQTIERGQIITLEGDPAVAMYLVYSGRIKVVRHSIEGREHILHVVEAYDHFNTVPMFREARCPATSEALVTSQLLAIPREHIRQVAQQHPELALAILGEFANRLHNLVGLVENLALHTVNGRLARLLLQQAALAEQNPNLAPLTQAEMAAHIGSVREMVGRALKAFDAQGLIRLERGMIEIINPQGLAAQAEL; translated from the coding sequence ATGGATCGAAATGTTTTATTTGCCCATGTCAGTTTCACTCGCGATCTATCGCCAACGATTATTGCTGCGCTGAGCAGTCATGCCAATGAACAAACCATCGAGCGTGGCCAGATTATCACGCTTGAGGGTGACCCCGCCGTGGCAATGTATCTGGTGTATAGCGGGCGAATTAAGGTTGTACGGCATTCAATCGAGGGCCGCGAGCATATTTTACACGTAGTTGAGGCCTATGATCATTTTAATACAGTCCCGATGTTTCGTGAAGCCCGCTGCCCAGCCACCAGCGAAGCCTTAGTTACTAGCCAATTGTTGGCGATTCCGCGCGAACATATACGCCAAGTCGCCCAGCAACACCCTGAATTAGCCTTAGCAATTTTGGGCGAGTTTGCCAACCGCTTGCATAATTTGGTTGGCTTAGTTGAAAATTTGGCCTTGCATACGGTCAACGGGCGTTTGGCTCGTTTATTGTTGCAACAAGCCGCATTAGCCGAACAAAATCCCAATCTTGCACCTTTAACCCAAGCTGAAATGGCCGCGCATATTGGCTCAGTGCGTGAGATGGTCGGGCGAGCCTTGAAGGCCTTTGATGCCCAAGGCTTAATTCGGCTTGAGCGCGGCATGATCGAAATTATCAATCCCCAAGGTTTAGCTGCCCAAGCTGAGCTTTAG
- a CDS encoding cupin domain-containing protein: MHALLSQLIVGTFPPLDLAQLRDQSELDGPLWSYTTDQLNLNLLRFRFGDGIPNHQNHEVDVLLIVLEGTAILEIDLVQQPIGVGSIVCVPRGAARSIQATSDELIYFSCHQRRAGLFPTITKHNAM; encoded by the coding sequence ATGCATGCATTACTATCACAATTGATTGTTGGTACCTTTCCTCCCTTGGATTTGGCGCAACTGCGCGACCAAAGCGAGCTTGATGGCCCGTTGTGGAGCTATACCACCGATCAACTCAACCTCAATTTGTTGCGTTTTCGCTTTGGCGATGGTATTCCCAACCACCAAAATCACGAAGTCGATGTGCTGTTGATTGTGCTCGAAGGCACGGCTATTTTAGAGATCGATTTGGTGCAACAACCAATTGGCGTTGGCTCGATCGTCTGTGTGCCGCGTGGTGCAGCTCGTTCAATCCAAGCCACTAGTGACGAATTGATCTATTTTAGTTGCCATCAACGGCGGGCTGGCCTGTTTCCCACAATCACTAAGCACAACGCCATGTGA
- a CDS encoding WXG100 family type VII secretion target: MPAPIVQIDYDLIKQVAQRFQRQTEQVQTIRQQIQQVAEPLIAGAWQGAAATAFANEYQSQLLPALQRLTLVLRTAQQVSLELSGVLHEAEREAASLFRAEVVLNQTTDQAGKYKDAYLEISEMRPVEGELYLAGGADMRQGIHPSDADQGQIGNCFVVASLAAVAQNNPDVIRNAIEDNGDGTYTVTFYQREANSRFNRLNNWFDNGFDPVKITVTAEFPVLADGTQPYIHENQEVLDGKRELWPAIIEKAYAQFLSQSSNPIDMYSTLNKGGNPADVLEAITGQRSEINEPQTYSIHQLATMHNNQQAIIFGTPDPTNPSVNQPAFVNKQLQPKHAYYVSHIDQQRNRVTLRNPWSWDEPPVTVDYADLEQVFNVVITNPID, translated from the coding sequence ATGCCAGCCCCGATTGTGCAAATTGATTATGACCTGATCAAGCAGGTTGCCCAGCGGTTTCAGCGCCAAACCGAGCAGGTGCAAACAATTCGCCAGCAAATTCAACAGGTTGCCGAGCCGTTAATTGCTGGAGCTTGGCAAGGCGCTGCGGCAACAGCTTTTGCTAACGAATATCAAAGCCAACTGCTGCCTGCGCTGCAACGCTTAACGCTAGTTTTACGCACTGCTCAGCAAGTCAGCCTTGAATTGAGTGGGGTGTTGCATGAGGCTGAACGCGAAGCCGCTAGTTTGTTTCGCGCCGAAGTGGTGCTCAATCAAACCACTGATCAGGCTGGCAAATACAAAGATGCCTATCTTGAGATTAGCGAAATGCGCCCAGTTGAGGGTGAATTATATTTAGCTGGCGGGGCCGATATGCGCCAAGGCATTCACCCTAGCGATGCTGATCAAGGCCAGATTGGCAATTGTTTTGTGGTAGCTTCGCTGGCAGCGGTGGCCCAAAATAACCCCGATGTGATTCGTAATGCAATTGAAGATAATGGCGATGGCACCTATACCGTCACATTTTATCAGCGCGAAGCTAATAGCCGTTTCAACCGCTTAAATAATTGGTTTGATAATGGTTTTGATCCGGTGAAAATCACCGTAACCGCTGAATTTCCAGTGCTAGCTGATGGTACACAGCCCTACATCCACGAAAATCAAGAAGTGTTGGATGGCAAACGTGAATTATGGCCAGCGATTATAGAAAAAGCCTACGCCCAATTTCTGAGTCAAAGCAGCAATCCAATTGATATGTATAGCACGCTCAATAAAGGTGGCAACCCTGCCGATGTGCTTGAGGCGATTACTGGCCAACGTAGCGAGATCAACGAACCTCAAACCTACAGCATTCATCAACTAGCCACGATGCATAACAATCAGCAAGCGATTATTTTTGGCACGCCTGATCCAACCAATCCTAGTGTCAATCAACCAGCGTTTGTCAATAAACAGCTGCAACCGAAGCATGCCTACTATGTTAGCCATATCGATCAACAGCGCAATCGGGTGACCCTGCGTAATCCATGGTCGTGGGATGAACCACCAGTCACGGTCGATTATGCTGATCTTGAGCAGGTGTTTAATGTTGTTATAACCAATCCAATTGATTAA
- a CDS encoding SNF2-related protein, whose translation MDELRRQRYLEILASLPEPTFELEQLVQALPEIDQPEVEADLLHLGFELDEHLIRADFESALTPNTRVTRPQIPVAAPPRLQALPPILGELRFRPPTDGERARLLSGHVTPADRWSVREQAEHYTLKGGFDHLLSLEYAAIDAKEYQLRAVRRVLGEMHGNAILADEVGLGKTIEAGLIIKEYHLREMIRTCLILTPAPLSEQWLEEMHDKFGMNFHRLGDDSDIAQYPLVVGSIDRAKGAYRKALTDRTWDMLVIDECHMLKNHRTGRYKFVFNLNRKHCLLLSATPVQNELRELYNLITVARPGHLKGPRQFQKLFMEDRRHARNVEHLRALLNEVMIRNRRSNTLTELPPRLIHHYEIELTDDEHDFHDAMVRFCKHIYQRYVEGDIVLQSIDGKVVVSKLVLVLMTLLKEMTSSPRAVGHTLRGAMSARLGKMDAADNGELERLLKIVDEMQIPSKARSLLKIVKNDDSKIIVYTEFVATLEFLRDFLVDHGVESVLFHGGLSGMQKRNAVERFRDGKAQVFLSTESGGQGLNLQFCHRLVNYDLPWNPMRIEQRIGRVHRYGQERPVEIYTLILRGTIEEYILHVLTGKIDMFQTVIGEIDAMLSFMHEQQSLEVRITDIILHSKSFDEIRAQMEQLGEELRKANDTLNEAEKTNAALLDSVLG comes from the coding sequence ATGGATGAATTACGTCGCCAGCGTTATCTTGAGATTCTGGCCAGCCTGCCTGAGCCAACCTTTGAGCTTGAGCAGCTTGTGCAAGCACTGCCTGAGATTGATCAGCCGGAAGTTGAAGCTGATCTCTTGCACTTAGGCTTTGAGTTAGATGAGCATTTGATTCGAGCTGATTTTGAATCGGCTTTAACGCCCAATACTCGGGTAACTCGTCCGCAAATTCCGGTAGCTGCGCCGCCCCGTTTGCAAGCCTTGCCGCCAATTTTGGGCGAATTGCGCTTTCGCCCGCCAACCGATGGCGAACGTGCTCGCTTGCTGAGTGGCCACGTTACCCCAGCTGATCGTTGGTCTGTGCGCGAGCAGGCCGAACACTATACCCTCAAAGGTGGTTTTGATCACCTACTTTCGCTCGAATACGCGGCGATTGATGCTAAAGAATATCAATTACGGGCTGTGCGGCGAGTTTTGGGCGAAATGCATGGCAACGCGATTTTGGCCGATGAAGTTGGCTTGGGTAAGACGATCGAAGCAGGCTTGATCATCAAAGAATATCACTTGCGCGAAATGATTCGCACGTGTTTAATTTTGACCCCTGCGCCACTCTCTGAGCAATGGCTCGAAGAAATGCACGATAAATTTGGCATGAATTTTCATCGTTTAGGCGATGATAGTGATATTGCCCAATATCCTTTGGTGGTTGGCTCGATTGATCGCGCTAAAGGAGCCTATCGTAAAGCTTTGACCGACCGTACTTGGGATATGTTGGTAATTGATGAATGTCATATGCTCAAAAATCACCGTACTGGGCGTTATAAATTTGTTTTCAATTTAAATCGTAAGCATTGTTTGTTGCTCTCAGCAACGCCAGTTCAAAATGAACTGCGCGAATTATATAATTTGATTACGGTTGCACGACCTGGCCATCTCAAAGGGCCACGTCAATTTCAAAAATTGTTTATGGAAGATCGGCGACATGCCCGCAATGTTGAACATTTACGTGCTTTGCTGAATGAAGTGATGATTCGTAATCGCCGTTCAAATACTCTGACTGAATTACCACCACGCCTGATTCATCATTATGAGATTGAATTGACTGATGATGAGCACGATTTTCACGATGCCATGGTACGTTTCTGCAAGCATATCTATCAACGTTATGTTGAAGGTGATATTGTTTTGCAAAGCATCGATGGCAAAGTTGTGGTTTCGAAATTGGTGTTGGTGCTGATGACCTTGCTCAAGGAAATGACTTCGAGTCCTCGGGCGGTTGGGCATACCTTACGTGGGGCGATGTCGGCGCGTTTGGGCAAGATGGATGCTGCTGATAATGGTGAATTAGAACGTTTGCTCAAAATTGTCGATGAGATGCAAATTCCATCCAAAGCTCGCTCATTGCTCAAAATTGTCAAAAACGATGATAGCAAAATCATCGTGTATACCGAGTTTGTGGCAACTTTAGAATTCTTGCGCGATTTCTTGGTTGATCACGGAGTTGAATCGGTGCTCTTTCACGGTGGTCTGAGTGGCATGCAAAAACGCAATGCTGTTGAACGCTTCCGTGATGGCAAAGCTCAAGTCTTTTTATCAACCGAAAGTGGCGGCCAAGGTCTTAACTTACAATTCTGTCATCGCCTGGTTAATTATGACTTACCATGGAATCCAATGCGGATTGAGCAACGAATCGGGCGGGTGCATCGCTACGGTCAGGAACGACCAGTTGAAATTTATACCTTGATTTTGCGTGGCACAATCGAAGAATATATTTTACACGTGCTAACTGGTAAAATCGATATGTTCCAAACCGTCATTGGCGAAATTGATGCAATGCTTTCGTTTATGCACGAACAACAAAGCCTTGAAGTACGCATAACCGATATTATTTTGCATTCGAAAAGCTTTGATGAAATTCGTGCTCAAATGGAGCAACTTGGCGAAGAATTGCGCAAAGCCAACGATACGCTCAACGAAGCCGAAAAAACCAACGCCGCCTTGTTGGATAGTGTGTTGGGCTAG
- a CDS encoding riboflavin synthase gives MFTGIVEEIGTILVANTGLERDNTLRIGCKLATSDAQLGDSIAVNGVCLTVTAFETDWFEVGLAPETLRRTNLGELKVGSSVNLERALAAGRRMGGHYVQGHVDGTGEIIAIEPDGESKAITIRVASALMRYIVEKGFIAVDGTSLTITRTTDDSFGLAIIAHTQAWAIIGQQQIGDTVNIEVDILAKYVENIVRFDRKLLAE, from the coding sequence ATGTTTACTGGGATTGTTGAAGAAATTGGCACGATTTTGGTCGCAAATACGGGCCTAGAGCGCGATAATACGCTGCGGATTGGCTGTAAACTGGCGACCAGTGATGCTCAATTAGGCGATAGCATTGCGGTCAATGGGGTTTGTTTGACCGTAACCGCCTTTGAAACCGATTGGTTCGAGGTTGGTTTGGCTCCCGAAACCTTGCGCCGCACCAATTTGGGAGAACTTAAGGTTGGCAGTTCGGTCAATTTGGAACGAGCTTTGGCGGCTGGGCGACGCATGGGCGGCCATTATGTGCAAGGCCACGTCGATGGCACTGGCGAAATTATAGCGATCGAACCCGATGGCGAATCCAAAGCGATCACGATTCGGGTGGCTTCGGCCTTGATGCGCTATATCGTCGAAAAAGGCTTTATCGCTGTTGATGGCACGAGCCTGACGATCACGCGCACCACCGATGATAGCTTTGGCTTGGCGATTATTGCTCATACTCAGGCTTGGGCGATTATCGGCCAGCAGCAGATTGGCGATACGGTCAATATCGAAGTTGATATTTTGGCCAAGTATGTTGAAAATATTGTGCGTTTTGACCGCAAGTTGCTAGCCGAATAA
- a CDS encoding class I SAM-dependent methyltransferase, with protein sequence MMYNDYARYYDDGQLHFSVLMFDYLQRVLERHPVPGRSMIDLACGTGTLALLHADLGWDVLGIDASREMLRVAQRKARGDLTQQRSIRFRRADMRDWQVSQPVQLVTCFYDSLNYLLEEADLNATFACVAAALETGGRWIFDINTPYFLEHIWQPVEVDERDGYVHIMHSEFEPERCISWLQLTGFAQRSDGLFERFSEQHAERGYSQATLEQLLQANGFTIEAVYDCFVLTEPTPMSHRWLWVCTKQ encoded by the coding sequence ATGATGTACAACGATTATGCCCGTTACTATGATGACGGGCAACTCCATTTTAGCGTCCTGATGTTTGATTATTTGCAGCGGGTGCTGGAGCGTCATCCTGTACCTGGCCGTTCGATGATCGATTTAGCCTGTGGCACAGGAACGTTGGCTTTATTACACGCCGATTTAGGCTGGGATGTGTTGGGGATTGATGCCTCGCGTGAGATGCTGCGGGTCGCGCAACGCAAAGCTCGTGGCGATCTGACCCAACAACGCTCAATTCGTTTTCGCCGTGCCGATATGCGCGATTGGCAGGTGAGCCAGCCAGTCCAATTGGTCACCTGTTTTTATGATAGCCTCAATTATTTGCTCGAAGAAGCTGATTTGAATGCAACCTTTGCATGCGTTGCGGCAGCACTAGAAACTGGCGGACGCTGGATTTTCGATATCAACACGCCCTATTTTCTAGAGCATATCTGGCAGCCAGTCGAAGTTGATGAGCGTGATGGCTACGTTCATATCATGCATTCAGAATTTGAGCCAGAACGTTGTATTTCGTGGTTGCAATTAACTGGTTTTGCCCAGCGCAGTGATGGCCTCTTTGAACGATTTAGCGAGCAACATGCCGAACGCGGCTATAGCCAAGCCACATTAGAGCAACTTTTACAGGCAAACGGGTTTACAATAGAGGCCGTGTACGATTGTTTCGTGCTGACTGAACCGACCCCGATGAGTCATCGGTGGTTGTGGGTATGTACCAAACAATGA
- a CDS encoding bifunctional 3,4-dihydroxy-2-butanone-4-phosphate synthase/GTP cyclohydrolase II: protein MPLASIEEALQDYAAGKMVIIVDDEDRENEGDLACAAQFVTPQAINFMAKEGRGLICLAITGQRLDELEIPMMVTSNNSKFGTNFTVSIEAAQGVTTGISAYDRAHTIQTVINPNSKPSDISRPGHVFPLRAAEGGVLRRVGQTEASVDMSRLAGLYPAGVICEIMNDDGTMARMPDLEIFAEKHDLKIISVEQLIRFRREREFLVTRTAEARLPTAYGEFQIVSYESKIDTPDLQAKEAVALIMGDISTDEPVLVRVHSECLTGDAFGSLRCDCGPQLEKAMQRIAQEGRGVLLYLRQEGRGIGLTNKIRAYMLQDQGLDTVEANERLGFPADLRDYGLGAQMLADLGLRDLRLLTNNPKKIIGFEGYGLHVVEQLPLETDPNTENQAYLRTKRERMGHTLSNLNAAE from the coding sequence ATGCCGTTGGCAAGCATCGAAGAAGCACTGCAAGATTATGCAGCCGGAAAAATGGTGATCATCGTAGACGATGAAGATCGCGAAAACGAGGGTGATCTCGCGTGTGCTGCCCAGTTTGTTACGCCACAGGCAATTAATTTTATGGCCAAAGAAGGCCGTGGGCTGATCTGTTTAGCCATTACTGGTCAGCGCCTCGATGAGTTGGAAATTCCAATGATGGTGACCTCGAATAACTCCAAGTTTGGCACAAATTTCACGGTATCGATCGAGGCTGCTCAAGGCGTAACTACTGGAATTTCAGCCTATGATCGAGCGCATACCATCCAAACCGTGATCAATCCAAACTCCAAGCCCAGCGATATTTCGCGGCCTGGCCATGTGTTTCCTTTACGTGCTGCCGAGGGTGGCGTATTGCGGCGGGTTGGCCAAACCGAGGCCTCGGTTGATATGTCACGTTTGGCAGGCTTGTATCCAGCGGGCGTGATTTGCGAAATTATGAACGACGATGGCACCATGGCTCGGATGCCCGACCTTGAGATTTTCGCCGAAAAGCATGATCTCAAAATTATCAGCGTCGAGCAGTTGATTCGCTTTCGTCGCGAACGTGAATTTTTAGTCACGCGCACTGCCGAAGCTCGTTTACCAACGGCTTATGGCGAATTTCAAATCGTCTCATATGAAAGCAAAATCGACACGCCTGATCTGCAAGCCAAGGAAGCAGTGGCCTTGATTATGGGCGATATTTCAACCGATGAGCCAGTGTTGGTGCGAGTGCACTCCGAATGTTTAACTGGCGATGCCTTTGGCTCATTACGCTGCGATTGTGGCCCACAGCTTGAAAAAGCCATGCAACGGATTGCCCAAGAAGGCCGTGGCGTGTTGCTTTATTTGCGCCAAGAAGGCCGTGGAATTGGCCTGACCAACAAAATTCGCGCCTATATGCTGCAAGATCAAGGTTTGGATACGGTTGAAGCCAACGAGCGTTTAGGGTTCCCTGCTGATTTACGCGATTATGGCTTGGGAGCGCAAATGCTGGCCGATTTGGGTCTGCGCGATTTACGCTTGCTGACCAATAATCCCAAAAAGATCATTGGTTTTGAAGGCTATGGTTTGCATGTGGTTGAACAATTGCCCTTGGAAACCGACCCTAACACTGAAAACCAAGCCTATCTGCGCACCAAGCGCGAACGCATGGGCCATACGTTATCGAATTTGAATGCGGCGGAATAG
- the radC gene encoding DNA repair protein RadC: MSNYFISVKELPSSEQPRERLRDFGPQALSDAEILAILLRVGVQGMNVIQLAQLLLREHGGWHGLQKIEFSDLCRVRGMGEAKAAHIKAALEIGRRLLLAAPNQPLQITSPADVVGLLQVEMSHLDKEHLRVVILNTKNHVLKIENVTIGSLNSASVRIAEVFREPIKLNAAAIIVVHNHPSGDPTPSPDDILVTKQLIQAGQLLDIDVLDHLVIGQARWVSMRERRLAWL, encoded by the coding sequence ATGAGCAACTATTTTATCTCAGTTAAAGAATTACCTTCCAGCGAGCAGCCGCGTGAACGCCTGCGCGACTTTGGGCCACAAGCGCTATCTGATGCTGAAATTTTGGCAATTTTGCTGCGGGTTGGGGTGCAAGGCATGAACGTGATTCAGCTAGCTCAATTATTGCTGCGTGAGCATGGCGGCTGGCATGGCCTGCAAAAAATCGAATTCAGCGATTTATGTCGAGTACGAGGCATGGGCGAAGCCAAGGCCGCTCATATCAAAGCAGCCCTCGAAATTGGGCGGCGATTATTGCTGGCAGCGCCCAATCAGCCACTGCAAATCACCTCGCCAGCCGATGTGGTGGGATTATTGCAAGTTGAAATGAGCCATCTGGATAAGGAGCATCTGCGGGTGGTGATTCTCAACACCAAAAACCATGTGCTGAAAATTGAAAACGTGACAATTGGCTCGTTAAATAGCGCTAGCGTGCGGATTGCCGAGGTTTTTCGTGAACCAATTAAGCTCAATGCGGCGGCAATTATTGTGGTGCATAATCATCCCAGCGGCGACCCAACGCCCTCGCCCGACGATATTTTGGTGACCAAACAACTGATTCAGGCTGGGCAACTGCTCGATATTGACGTGCTTGACCATTTGGTGATCGGTCAAGCACGTTGGGTCAGCATGCGCGAACGGCGGTTGGCATGGTTATAA
- a CDS encoding GAF domain-containing sensor histidine kinase, producing MSNDPAVLARRNHELMILNQIAEALNRSTQLDQALQTVLELVAELLELHTGWVWLLRDDQMTHYLAAAYHLPPVLCHPQALEDDCYCLERFRDDDLERAANISVIRCTRLRHVPQGTEVRFHSSIPLMAHGRKLGVFNVASPDWCELSADDLRLLHTVGDLLSMAIERTRLFERSLSLGAVEERNRIAREIHDTLAQGLTAVLLQLETADALFEIGAIERGRAKIQQALQWTRYNLDEARRSVLDLRAAPLEGRSLVEALATLKHEHDRFSFDIQTIGALQPLPLRIEVGLLRIVQEALNNVRQHAQASAVVIEYHATPTQIEICVHDDGCGFDPTLPKPQHFGLIGMNERTRLLSGSLEIKSTLGAGTEVCIVVPLGSSK from the coding sequence ATGAGCAATGATCCAGCGGTTTTGGCTCGTCGAAACCATGAATTGATGATTTTGAACCAAATTGCCGAGGCCTTGAATCGGAGCACTCAGCTTGATCAGGCTTTGCAAACCGTTTTGGAATTGGTGGCTGAGTTGTTGGAGTTGCACACAGGTTGGGTTTGGCTGTTGCGCGATGATCAAATGACCCATTATTTAGCCGCTGCCTATCATCTGCCGCCTGTGTTGTGCCACCCCCAAGCCTTAGAAGACGATTGTTATTGCTTGGAGCGTTTTCGCGATGATGATTTGGAACGCGCTGCCAACATTAGCGTGATTCGTTGCACGCGTTTGCGCCATGTGCCGCAAGGCACTGAGGTGCGTTTTCATTCGTCGATTCCGTTGATGGCCCATGGTCGCAAGCTGGGAGTTTTTAATGTGGCTAGCCCCGATTGGTGTGAGTTGAGCGCTGATGATTTGCGCTTGTTGCACACGGTCGGCGATTTGCTGAGCATGGCGATTGAACGTACCCGCCTCTTTGAGCGCTCGCTGAGCTTGGGTGCAGTTGAGGAGCGTAACCGCATCGCCCGCGAAATTCACGATACCTTAGCCCAAGGCTTGACTGCGGTATTGTTGCAACTTGAAACCGCCGATGCTCTGTTTGAAATTGGGGCAATCGAACGTGGGCGGGCTAAAATTCAGCAAGCCTTGCAATGGACGCGCTATAATCTTGACGAGGCGCGGCGTTCGGTGCTTGATCTACGGGCGGCTCCGCTCGAAGGCCGTAGTTTGGTTGAAGCCTTGGCAACTTTGAAGCATGAGCATGATCGATTTAGCTTTGATATCCAAACGATTGGTGCGTTGCAGCCGTTGCCCTTGCGGATTGAAGTTGGCTTGTTGCGGATTGTGCAAGAAGCCTTGAATAATGTGCGGCAGCATGCCCAAGCTAGCGCTGTGGTGATTGAATATCATGCTACGCCGACCCAGATTGAAATTTGCGTGCATGACGATGGCTGTGGCTTTGACCCAACCTTGCCCAAGCCCCAACATTTTGGCCTGATTGGCATGAATGAGCGTACTCGGTTGCTGAGCGGCAGCCTTGAAATCAAAAGTACCCTTGGCGCAGGGACTGAGGTTTGTATTGTTGTGCCACTGGGGAGTTCCAAATGA
- a CDS encoding response regulator transcription factor: MIRILVVDDHPVVREGLVAILSTQADFAVVGEASAGLQAVEVCQQLQPDLVLLDLELPDLDGVAVLERLDLAATNLRVLVFTAFDTDERIIGAVRAGAQGYLLKGAPRDELFAAIRLIHAGGSTLHPLIASKLLRQVQRDTTLVELTPREHEVLQHLVQGFANKQIAYQLNITERTVKFHLNSIFQKLGAHNRTEAVAIAYERQLI, translated from the coding sequence ATGATCCGCATTTTGGTGGTTGATGATCATCCGGTGGTACGCGAGGGCTTGGTGGCAATTCTCAGCACCCAAGCTGATTTTGCTGTAGTTGGCGAGGCTAGCGCTGGCTTGCAAGCCGTCGAAGTATGTCAGCAATTGCAACCTGATTTGGTGTTACTCGACCTTGAGTTGCCTGATCTCGATGGGGTGGCGGTGCTTGAGCGACTTGATTTGGCGGCAACCAACCTACGAGTATTGGTGTTTACCGCTTTTGACACCGATGAACGAATTATTGGAGCGGTACGGGCTGGTGCTCAGGGCTACTTGCTCAAAGGTGCTCCACGCGATGAATTATTTGCGGCGATTCGCTTGATTCACGCTGGTGGCTCGACCTTGCACCCTTTGATTGCCTCGAAATTGTTGCGCCAAGTGCAGCGCGATACAACCTTGGTTGAATTAACCCCGCGTGAGCACGAAGTATTACAGCATTTAGTCCAAGGCTTTGCTAATAAGCAAATCGCCTACCAACTGAATATTACCGAACGCACAGTTAAATTCCACCTGAATAGTATTTTTCAAAAGCTTGGGGCGCACAATCGCACCGAAGCTGTAGCAATTGCCTATGAACGTCAATTAATTTAG
- a CDS encoding YigZ family protein, giving the protein MTPTRYQIPAAEHEFEQDIKHSRFIATVVHAPSVAEAKQAIATIVARYPDATHNCWAFQIGLGPQADIGSSDDGEPAGTAGRPMLQVLQGSGIGDIAAVVTRYFGGIKLGSGGLVRAYSGTLQKALNHLPTKEQVIRRTGMVTINYNQYELLRRLLNTFDPVIESEDFASDITLMLALPQDRWQECAAAIRELTYAESELIALDD; this is encoded by the coding sequence ATGACTCCAACTCGTTATCAAATTCCGGCGGCTGAGCATGAATTTGAACAAGATATCAAACATTCGCGCTTTATTGCGACGGTTGTGCATGCGCCAAGCGTAGCTGAAGCCAAACAAGCAATTGCCACGATTGTCGCGCGTTATCCTGATGCAACCCATAATTGTTGGGCGTTTCAAATTGGGCTTGGTCCCCAAGCCGACATTGGCTCATCCGATGATGGCGAGCCTGCTGGCACAGCTGGTCGCCCGATGTTGCAAGTGTTGCAGGGCAGTGGCATTGGCGATATTGCAGCAGTCGTAACCCGCTATTTTGGCGGAATCAAATTAGGTAGTGGCGGCTTGGTTCGGGCTTATAGCGGAACCTTACAAAAAGCCCTCAATCATTTACCAACCAAAGAGCAAGTCATTCGTCGTACTGGTATGGTGACGATTAATTACAATCAATACGAATTATTGCGGCGTTTGCTGAATACCTTTGATCCAGTGATTGAAAGTGAAGATTTTGCCAGCGATATTACCTTGATGCTGGCATTGCCTCAAGATCGCTGGCAAGAATGTGCGGCGGCTATTCGTGAATTAACCTATGCTGAAAGCGAATTAATCGCGCTTGATGATTAA